The following DNA comes from Methanothermus fervidus DSM 2088.
ACAATGAATATGAAATAAACAACTACCAGTGGTAGTAGTAGAAGATACAGGATTAAAATGAGAGGTGATGGTATTACCATCGTTGGCATGAAAATCGTTGCTATAATGAGTAATATTGGCAATACTGCAGGACCTACAATTCCTATAAACATATAAATCATCATAAAAGAATTTAGCTTTTGAGAATAGTCTCTAAATTTCATTCTTAATTCATATGCAATGTCTTCAGCTATTATCTCTAAGGCTTTGGCAACGTCACCACCACTCTCTAAAGACCTAACTATTTGTTGTATAGCTCTTTTTAAACCTGGTGATGGCACCCTAACACTAAGATTCATTAATGCACGCGTAGTTGATTCTCCATATTTTATTTCTTCCAATGTTCTTGCAAACTCTTCAGATAAAGCACCATAACCTGAAGTTGCCACAGATTTCATGGCATCATGGAAACCTAAACCTGCCCTAAGTTCGGTAGCCATTTGCCGTAATGCATATGGCAATTCTCTTGATATCTCATCTGCTCTACTACCTTCTCTAAGTTTGGGTAAAAATCTTGCAAATACAGAAACCATGAACATTACGAGTAAGGAAAGCAATGCAAATACAAAGCCAAAACCAAGCAATATTATAACCAATGCTAATATTGACCCTGTGATTATACCTGTTAAATATACAAACTTAGGATCAAGTTCTTTCTCTCTTTCTTCCAATAATTTACTTAATGATTCTGTTTCATAACGTTCTTTCTCTTCTGGTTTTTCTGATAATTTTTCTTTATAAGCTTCTGTTTCAACTAATCTTTTTAATATTTCTATTTCACTTTCACTCATTTTTGGTCTTCTAAAAAACCCAAAAGGAGATTTTCTTCGTGTAAGTACAGTAGATCCTCTAAATTTTCTAAGTTTAGGTGTAGGTTTTAAAGTGCTTATCTTTTTCACAGGTTTTTCAGCAGTGTGTCCTACTTTCTTAGATGATTTAATAGTCATGTCCCCAATTTTGTTTAAAAATCTTATTACGCCTCTTAATGCCAATAAAATCACCAATTATAAAACCTTTTCTAAAACTTCATCAGGGTCCCTATAGTAGTCTTTTATCCATTTTCCAACTTCGTTGAGTGATCTTATATTTCTTTCAGCTAAATATTCCAAAACTAATCTTCTCCTCTCAATTTCTTCTTCTATTTCCAATATATCCATTCCAGTATAATCTGCAATCTCCCTTAAAACTTGACTGGTTATCCCCACATATTCTAACTTATCCTCTTTTTGATTCCATACAAAGAGTTTGTTAAGCTGTACATTGCCTTCTTCCATCCCTGTTATTTCTACAACTTCCGTCACTCTTCGTATTGATTTGCCACCAGGCCCATACATCCTCTGCTGCATTATTATGAAGTCTAAAGCAGGTATCATGATCTCAGGTACATTCATTGGTGGATTTGTTAGTCTAGTGATAGTTTCTCTAGCACTATTAGAGTGTAAAGTACCAAAACCAGAGTGTCCTGTGTTTAAAGCTGTGAATAATGTTGTTGCTTCCTTACCTCTAACTTCACCTACAATTATTCTATCAGGTCTTTGACGCAATGCATTTTTAACTAGGGTGTCCATGTCTATCTCGCCTTTTCCTTCAATATTTGGAGGTCTTGTTTCCATGCGTACAACATGTGTATGTGGAAGTTGTAATTCTAATGTATCTTCTATTGTAATTATTCTTTCTCGTGGAGGTATAAAAGCAGCTATATTATTTAAAGTTGTAGTTTTTCCAGAAGCTGTCCCACCTGCTATTATAGCATTACAGGGTCTTATTCCAAATCCTTCAACGCAAACCCATAGAAATGCAGCAAGATGTGATGAAAGCGTGTTGAAATTTATAAGATCAACAATTGTAAAGGGATCTTTCCTAAATTTACGGATGGTTAATGTTGGTCCGTCTGGAGATACTGGAGGTATTGTCGCATTGACTCTTGAACCATCAGGCAATCTTGCATCAAGTATTGGCATTTGTTGATCAATTCTACGACCTACTTGTCGTGCCATTATATCTATTATATTTTTTAGCTCTGAATATTCCTCAAATACTAAATTTGTGACCATCATTCCTTTTTCTCTATGATATACAAATACAGGTTTATTGACACCTATAACCATTATATCTTCTAAGTCATCGTCCTTAATGAGCGGATCAAGTTTACCATAACCCAAC
Coding sequences within:
- a CDS encoding Type II secretion system F domain protein (COGs: COG2064 Flp pilus assembly protein TadC~InterPro IPR018076~KEGG: mth:MTH1703 hypothetical protein~PFAM: Type II secretion system F domain~SPTR: O27738 Putative uncharacterized protein~PFAM: Bacterial type II secretion system protein F domain), producing the protein MVILLALRGVIRFLNKIGDMTIKSSKKVGHTAEKPVKKISTLKPTPKLRKFRGSTVLTRRKSPFGFFRRPKMSESEIEILKRLVETEAYKEKLSEKPEEKERYETESLSKLLEEREKELDPKFVYLTGIITGSILALVIILLGFGFVFALLSLLVMFMVSVFARFLPKLREGSRADEISRELPYALRQMATELRAGLGFHDAMKSVATSGYGALSEEFARTLEEIKYGESTTRALMNLSVRVPSPGLKRAIQQIVRSLESGGDVAKALEIIAEDIAYELRMKFRDYSQKLNSFMMIYMFIGIVGPAVLPILLIIATIFMPTMVIPSPLILILYLLLLPLVVVYFIFIVKRLEPRV
- a CDS encoding type II secretion system protein E (COGs: COG4962 Flp pilus assembly protein ATPase CpaF~InterPro IPR001482~KEGG: mth:MTH1702 secretory protein kinase~PFAM: type II secretion system protein E~SPTR: O27737 Secretory protein kinase~PFAM: Type II/IV secretion system protein), with translation MRKKRKKDALKELREILGDFGSENFDEDIIGEEKRKKPLPEITKDKKSTTVFKEESEIEDLPKYIVKVPEFTKKEKELMDEIRDRLVDTVLSREEEFRIDKKTFKKEVKRFLKRRGIIRNVDEIAERITQEMLGYGKLDPLIKDDDLEDIMVIGVNKPVFVYHREKGMMVTNLVFEEYSELKNIIDIMARQVGRRIDQQMPILDARLPDGSRVNATIPPVSPDGPTLTIRKFRKDPFTIVDLINFNTLSSHLAAFLWVCVEGFGIRPCNAIIAGGTASGKTTTLNNIAAFIPPRERIITIEDTLELQLPHTHVVRMETRPPNIEGKGEIDMDTLVKNALRQRPDRIIVGEVRGKEATTLFTALNTGHSGFGTLHSNSARETITRLTNPPMNVPEIMIPALDFIIMQQRMYGPGGKSIRRVTEVVEITGMEEGNVQLNKLFVWNQKEDKLEYVGITSQVLREIADYTGMDILEIEEEIERRRLVLEYLAERNIRSLNEVGKWIKDYYRDPDEVLEKVL